A window of Juglans regia cultivar Chandler chromosome 7, Walnut 2.0, whole genome shotgun sequence contains these coding sequences:
- the LOC108985525 gene encoding protein SIEVE ELEMENT OCCLUSION B-like isoform X1: MATKASSQQPKIGNLSLSTCTDHEVLNQIYATHVQDDEKFDVESLFIIVENVLKSATHIVDNVVQGSQAFTVAHLGEKIPQESFSPPVCTLKSISYEMQCMAPGEEVAYEATLSILKKLSKYSWAAKAVLTLAAFALDYGEFSWLLAQNQPSDQLAKSVGTLRRVSILLKGPNLEKHREALIELNSVIKTTLEVIECIFQLEKLSNYDIKDVPALSTGVDLIRVDAFWAIITVVASSTQLCCLTSDEGKKQELSLFSKKLNVIVSELKRQITICKQQIEETEAYRRIVELFRTPTEVIDCLKGLNVKPLLDGPTGNLVTIDEVLKGKNVLLFISGLDISDDDISILKPIHELIRKEDQYKIVWIPIVEQWTEDLQKKFGMLRAKMPWYVVQYFSPIAGIRFIKEKWHFMGKPSVVVLTPQGRVESDNAIHMIRVWGIKAFPFTIAKEEDLNSNRSDWLGFIATGINPNIESWIREEKHIFFYGGKDNEWIQQFNKAATALANDPVIKEASISIEVLLVGKGSKGEDNHSLNPGRFWTGIESLFISKTQRKIEADAGTLEIQKLLFYKNESTGWAVLGKGSSLVISGRGTTILKAIEEFEKWKEHVHEGKDFELSFRDYHNQLVDLHTSPIGCRIIDIPKGSGKIPENMKCPDCPRDMEAYIRFKCCHGDANSLHD, from the exons ATGGCCACAAAAGCTTCTTCCCAGCAACCCAAAATAGGTAACCTGAGTCTATCAACCTGCACCGACCACGAGGTCTTGAACCAGATTTATGCAACGCATGTCCAAGATGATGAAAAGTTTGATGTTGAGTCTCTTTTCATCATCGTCGAGAACGTCCTCAAGAGTGCCACCCACATCGTCGATAATGTTGTCCAG GGTAGCCAAGCATTTACGGTAGCGCATTTGGGCGAGAAGATCCCCCAAGAAAGCTTTAGTCCACCCGTGTGTACACTCAAGAGTATTTCCTACGAG ATGCAATGCATGGCCCCTGGTGAAGAAGTTGCTTACGAAGCAACCCTGTCAATACTCAAGAAATTATCGAAGTATTCTTGGGCTGCAAAAGCAGTGCTGACCCTAGCAGCGTTTGCTTTGGACTATGGGGAGTTCAGCTGGCTGCTTGCTCAGAATCAGCCATCGGACCAACTTGCCAAATCAGTGGGAACCCTGAGGCGGGTTTCTATCCTCTTAAAGGGACCAAATCTGGAGAAACATCGGGAGGCTCTAATTGAACTTAACAGTGTGATCAAAACCACACTGGAAGTGATTGAATGCATCTTTCAGTTAGAGAAGCTATCAAATTATGACATAAAGGATGTGCCAGCTCTGTCAACTGGCGTGGACCTCATTCGAGTGGATGCTTTTTGGGCCATTATCACCGTTGTAGCCAGCTCGACTCAGCTTTGTTGCCTCACTAGCGATGA GGGCAAGAAACAGGAACTATCCCTGTTTTCTAAGAAACTCAACGTGATCGTCTCAGAACTTAAGAGGCAGATAACGATTTGCAAACAACAGATAG AGGAGACAGAGGCTTATAGGAGGATCGTGGAACTTTTTCGAACCCCTACGGAAGTCATTGATTGCCTTAAGGGACTGAATGTGAAGCCGCTACTTGATGGTCCTACTGGAAATCTG GTTACCATTGACGAGGTGCTGAAGGGGAAGAATGTCTTACTGTTTATCTCGGGGCTAGATATCTCGGATGATGacatttcaattctcaaaccAATTCATGAGTTAATAAGAAAGGAGGATCAGTATAAGATTGTATGGATTCCAATTGTGGAACAATGGACGGAGGACCTGCAAAAGAAGTTCGGGATGCTGCGGGCCAAGATGCCTTGGTACGTAGTGCAGTATTTTTCCCCAATAGCCGGCATCAGGTTCATCAAGGAGAAGTGGCACTTCATGGGTAAGCCCTCCGTTGTGGTGTTGACCCCGCAAGGAAGGGTTGAAAGTGACAATGCAATCCACATGATCAGGGTATGGGGAATCAAGGCCTTCCCCTTCACCATTGCAAAGGAAGAAGACCTTAACAGCAACAGGTCGGATTGGCTTGGGTTCATAGCAACTGGCATTAACCCAAATATTGAGAGCTGG ATCAGAGAGGaaaagcatatatttttctatGGGGGCAAGGACAACGAGTGGATCCAACAATTTAATAAAGCAGCAACTGCTCTTGCCAATGACCCGGTGATAAAGGAAGCAAGTATTTCCATAGAGGTTCTGTTGGTAGGAAAGGGCAGCAAAGGAGAGGACAACCACAGTCTAAATCCAGGGCGCTTCTGGACCGGCATTGAGAGTTTGTTCATTTCCAAGACTCAAAGGAAGATCGAGGCAGACGCTGGGACACTAGAGATCCAAAAGCTGCTCTTCTACAAGAATGAGAGTACTGGATGGGCTGTACTCGGGAAAGGGTCTAGTTTGGTGATCAGTGGCCGTGGGACAACCATCTTGAAGGCCATCGAGGAGTTCGAAAAATGGAAGGAGCATGTGCATGAGGGGAAGGACTTCGAACTCTCTTTCAGAGACTACCACAACCAGCTGGTTGATCTTCACACTTCTCCCATTGGCTGCCGCATTATTGATATCCCAAAAGGCAGTGGAAAAATCCCAGAGAACATGAAATGCCCCGACTGTCCCCGCGACATGGAGGCGTATATCAGGTTCAAGTGCTGCCATGGTGATGCCAACTCACTGCATGATTAA
- the LOC108985525 gene encoding protein SIEVE ELEMENT OCCLUSION B-like isoform X2, whose translation MATKASSQQPKIGNLSLSTCTDHEVLNQIYATHVQDDEKFDVESLFIIVENVLKSATHIVDNVVQGSQAFTVAHLGEKIPQESFSPPVCTLKSISYEMQCMAPGEEVAYEATLSILKKLSKYSWAAKAVLTLAAFALDYGEFSWLLAQNQPSDQLAKSVGTLRRVSILLKGPNLEKHREALIELNSVIKTTLEVIECIFQLEKLSNYDIKDVPALSTGVDLIRVDAFWAIITVVASSTQLCCLTSDEGKKQELSLFSKKLNVIVSELKRQITICKQQIEAYRRIVELFRTPTEVIDCLKGLNVKPLLDGPTGNLVTIDEVLKGKNVLLFISGLDISDDDISILKPIHELIRKEDQYKIVWIPIVEQWTEDLQKKFGMLRAKMPWYVVQYFSPIAGIRFIKEKWHFMGKPSVVVLTPQGRVESDNAIHMIRVWGIKAFPFTIAKEEDLNSNRSDWLGFIATGINPNIESWIREEKHIFFYGGKDNEWIQQFNKAATALANDPVIKEASISIEVLLVGKGSKGEDNHSLNPGRFWTGIESLFISKTQRKIEADAGTLEIQKLLFYKNESTGWAVLGKGSSLVISGRGTTILKAIEEFEKWKEHVHEGKDFELSFRDYHNQLVDLHTSPIGCRIIDIPKGSGKIPENMKCPDCPRDMEAYIRFKCCHGDANSLHD comes from the exons ATGGCCACAAAAGCTTCTTCCCAGCAACCCAAAATAGGTAACCTGAGTCTATCAACCTGCACCGACCACGAGGTCTTGAACCAGATTTATGCAACGCATGTCCAAGATGATGAAAAGTTTGATGTTGAGTCTCTTTTCATCATCGTCGAGAACGTCCTCAAGAGTGCCACCCACATCGTCGATAATGTTGTCCAG GGTAGCCAAGCATTTACGGTAGCGCATTTGGGCGAGAAGATCCCCCAAGAAAGCTTTAGTCCACCCGTGTGTACACTCAAGAGTATTTCCTACGAG ATGCAATGCATGGCCCCTGGTGAAGAAGTTGCTTACGAAGCAACCCTGTCAATACTCAAGAAATTATCGAAGTATTCTTGGGCTGCAAAAGCAGTGCTGACCCTAGCAGCGTTTGCTTTGGACTATGGGGAGTTCAGCTGGCTGCTTGCTCAGAATCAGCCATCGGACCAACTTGCCAAATCAGTGGGAACCCTGAGGCGGGTTTCTATCCTCTTAAAGGGACCAAATCTGGAGAAACATCGGGAGGCTCTAATTGAACTTAACAGTGTGATCAAAACCACACTGGAAGTGATTGAATGCATCTTTCAGTTAGAGAAGCTATCAAATTATGACATAAAGGATGTGCCAGCTCTGTCAACTGGCGTGGACCTCATTCGAGTGGATGCTTTTTGGGCCATTATCACCGTTGTAGCCAGCTCGACTCAGCTTTGTTGCCTCACTAGCGATGA GGGCAAGAAACAGGAACTATCCCTGTTTTCTAAGAAACTCAACGTGATCGTCTCAGAACTTAAGAGGCAGATAACGATTTGCAAACAACAGATAG AGGCTTATAGGAGGATCGTGGAACTTTTTCGAACCCCTACGGAAGTCATTGATTGCCTTAAGGGACTGAATGTGAAGCCGCTACTTGATGGTCCTACTGGAAATCTG GTTACCATTGACGAGGTGCTGAAGGGGAAGAATGTCTTACTGTTTATCTCGGGGCTAGATATCTCGGATGATGacatttcaattctcaaaccAATTCATGAGTTAATAAGAAAGGAGGATCAGTATAAGATTGTATGGATTCCAATTGTGGAACAATGGACGGAGGACCTGCAAAAGAAGTTCGGGATGCTGCGGGCCAAGATGCCTTGGTACGTAGTGCAGTATTTTTCCCCAATAGCCGGCATCAGGTTCATCAAGGAGAAGTGGCACTTCATGGGTAAGCCCTCCGTTGTGGTGTTGACCCCGCAAGGAAGGGTTGAAAGTGACAATGCAATCCACATGATCAGGGTATGGGGAATCAAGGCCTTCCCCTTCACCATTGCAAAGGAAGAAGACCTTAACAGCAACAGGTCGGATTGGCTTGGGTTCATAGCAACTGGCATTAACCCAAATATTGAGAGCTGG ATCAGAGAGGaaaagcatatatttttctatGGGGGCAAGGACAACGAGTGGATCCAACAATTTAATAAAGCAGCAACTGCTCTTGCCAATGACCCGGTGATAAAGGAAGCAAGTATTTCCATAGAGGTTCTGTTGGTAGGAAAGGGCAGCAAAGGAGAGGACAACCACAGTCTAAATCCAGGGCGCTTCTGGACCGGCATTGAGAGTTTGTTCATTTCCAAGACTCAAAGGAAGATCGAGGCAGACGCTGGGACACTAGAGATCCAAAAGCTGCTCTTCTACAAGAATGAGAGTACTGGATGGGCTGTACTCGGGAAAGGGTCTAGTTTGGTGATCAGTGGCCGTGGGACAACCATCTTGAAGGCCATCGAGGAGTTCGAAAAATGGAAGGAGCATGTGCATGAGGGGAAGGACTTCGAACTCTCTTTCAGAGACTACCACAACCAGCTGGTTGATCTTCACACTTCTCCCATTGGCTGCCGCATTATTGATATCCCAAAAGGCAGTGGAAAAATCCCAGAGAACATGAAATGCCCCGACTGTCCCCGCGACATGGAGGCGTATATCAGGTTCAAGTGCTGCCATGGTGATGCCAACTCACTGCATGATTAA
- the LOC108985526 gene encoding kinesin-like protein KIN-UA, which produces MPERSKISAIEEVSELKKLLQKESLLRRAAEEEVNSLKSQLAQSKRSEASGNSEIIKLRKMLEDEACQKEKLEGEIAILHSQLLQISI; this is translated from the exons ATGCCAGAG CGTTCCAAGATCTCTGCTATTGAGGAAGTTTCTGAGCTGAAAAAACTACTTCAAAAAGAAAGTCTTCTTAGGAGGGCTGCTGAGGAGGAAGTTAATAGTCTTAAAAGTCAACTAGCTCAATCGAAAAGGTCAGAG GCATCAGGGAACTCAGAGATCATAAAGCTTCGTAAGATGCTGGAAGATGAGGCATGCCAGAAAGAGAAACTTGAAGGAGAAATAGCAATACTGCATAGTCAGTTGCTTCAAATAAGTATTTGA
- the LOC108985524 gene encoding protein SIEVE ELEMENT OCCLUSION B-like isoform X2, with amino-acid sequence MLTSILSQGSQATVEHLDEKIPKASFSPPLCTLKSISCEMQCKAPSEEVAYETTLSILNKLSNYSWDAKAVLTLAAFALDYGEFWLLAQNQSSDQLAKSVGTLRRVSILLKGPNLQKHRQALIELNSVIKATLEVIECIFELEKLSNYDTKDVPALSTGVDHIPVDVFWAIITVVASTTQLCCLTSDEGKKQELSLFSQKLNVIVSKLRRQITICKQQIEETEAYWRLVKLFRTPTEVMEVFKGLIFTKDKLQPLFDGSTRKPVSIEVLKRKNVLLFISGLDISDDDISILKPIHELISKEDQYKIVWIPIVEQWTEDLQKKFEMLRAKMPWYVVQYFSPIAGIRFIKEKWHFKGKPSVVVLSPQGRVESDNAIHMIRVWGVKAFPFTTAVEETLSSNKDWIGSIATGVNPNIESWIKEEKYIFFYGGKDNEWIQQFTKRATALANDSVIKEARISIEVLLVGKGSKGEDNHSLLGRFWTGIESMFISKTQRKTEADAVTLEIQKLLSYKNESGWAVLSKGSSVVLSGHGTTILKVLEEFDKWKELVREKGFELSFRDYHNQVLHTSHICCRIDIPNGSGKIPENMKCPDCPRIMETYISFKCCHIDGAANSVH; translated from the exons CCTAGTGAAGAAGTTGCTTACGAAACAACCCTGTCAATACTTAACAAATTATCGAACTATTCTTGGGATGCAAAAGCAGTGCTGACCCTAGCGGCTTTTGCTTTGGACTATGGGGAGTTCTGGCTGCTTGCTCAGAATCAGTCATCGGACCAACTCGCCAAATCTGTGGGAACCCTGAGGCGGGTTTCTATCCTCTTAAAGGGACCAAATCTGCAGAAACATCGCCAGGCGCTAATTGAACTTAACAGTGTGATCAAAGCCACACTGGAAGTGATTGAATGCATCTTTGAGTTAGAGAAGCTATCAAATTATGACACAAAGGATGTGCCAGCTCTGTCAACTGGCGTGGATCATATTCCAGTGGATGTTTTTTGGGCCATTATCACCGTTGTAGCGAGCACGACTCAGCTTTGTTGCCTCACTAGCGATGA GGGCAAGAAACAGGAACTTTCCCTGTTTTCTCAGAAACTCAACGTGATCGTCTCAAAACTTAGGAGGCAGATAACGATTTGCAAACAACAGATAG AGGAGACAGAGGCTTATTGGAGGCTTGTGAAACTTTTTCGAACTCCTACGGAAGTCATGGAGGTATTTAAGGGACTGATTTTCACCAAGGACAAATTGCAGCCGCTATTTGATGGTTCTACTAGAAAGCCG GTTAGCATTGAGGTGCTGAAGAGGAAGAATGTATTACTGTTCATCTCGGGGCTAGATATCTCGGATGATGacatttcaattctcaaaccAATTCATGAGTTAATAAGTAAGGAGGATCAGTATAAGATTGTATGGATTCCAATTGTGGAACAATGGACGGAGGACCTGCAAAAGAAGTTCGAGATGCTGCGGGCCAAGATGCCTTGGTACGTAGTGCAGTATTTTTCCCCAATAGCCGGCATCAGGTTCATCAAGGAGAAGTGGCACTTCAAGGGTAAGCCCTCCGTTGTGGTGTTGAGCCCTCAAGGAAGGGTTGAAAGTGACAATGCAATCCACATGATCAGGGTATGGGGAGTCAAGGCCTTCCCCTTCACCACTGCAGTGGAAGAAACCCTTTCCAGTAACAAGGATTGGATTGGGTCCATAGCAACTGGCGTTAACCCAAATATTGAGAGCTGG ATCAAAGaggaaaagtatatatttttctatggGGGCAAGGACAACGAGTGGATCCAACAATTTACAAAAAGAGCAACTGCTCTTGCCAATGACTCGGTGATAAAGGAAGCAAGGATTTCCATAGAGGTTCTGTTGGTAGGGAAGGGCAGCAAAGGAGAGGACAACCACAGTCTTCTAGGGCGCTTCTGGACCGGCATTGAGAGTATGTTCATTTCCAAGACTCAAAGGAAGACCGAAGCAGACGCTGTGACACTAGAGATCCAAAAGCTGCTCTCCTACAAGAATGAGAGTGGATGGGCTGTGCTCAGCAAAGGGTCTAGTGTGGTGCTCAGTGGCCATGGGACAACCATCTTGAAGGTCTTGGAGGAGTTCGACAAATGGAAGGAGCTTGTGCGGGAGAAAGGCTTCGAACTCTCTTTCAGAGACTACCACAACCAGGTTCTTCACACTTCTCACATCTGCTGCCGCATTGATATCCCAAATGGCAGTGGAAAAATCCCAGAGAACATGAAATGTCCCGACTGTCCCCGAATCATGGAGACGTATATCAGTTTCAAGTGCTGCCACATTGATGGTGCTGCCAACTCAGTGCATTAA